In Ahaetulla prasina isolate Xishuangbanna chromosome 6, ASM2864084v1, whole genome shotgun sequence, a single window of DNA contains:
- the SLC25A28 gene encoding mitoferrin-2 isoform X2 — protein sequence MNPAEVVKQRMQMYNSPYQRVTDCVRAVWCNEGAGAFYRSYTTQLTMNIPFQAIHFMAYESLQEHLNPHRQYNPSSHMVAGACAGAIAAAATTPLDVCKTLLNTQEALALNTNISGHITGMAHAFRTVYRVGGLTAYFRGVQARVIYQMPSTAIAWSVYEFFKYILTKRKEERLSRK from the coding sequence TGGTAAAACAAAGAATGCAGATGTACAATTCTCCATACCAACGAGTAACAGACTGTGTGCGTGCTGtatggtgcaatgaaggggcagGAGCTTTCTACCGAAGCTATACCACTCAGCTGACCATGAACATCCCCTTTCAGGCTATCCATTTCATGGCATATGAATCCCTACAGGAGCACCTCAACCCCCACAGACAGTACAACCCTAGTTCCCACATGGTGGCAGGTGCCTGTGCAGGTGCCATTGCAGCTGCTGCCACCACACCTTTGGACGTTTGCAAAACATTGCTGAATACACAGGAAGCCTTGGCACTGAATACCAACATCAGTGGGCACATCACAGGTATGGCTCACGCATTCAGGACGGTGTACCGCGTGGGCGGGCTAACTGCATATTTCCGTGGGGTTCAGGCACGTGTCATTTACCAGATGCCCTCCACAGCTATTGCATGGTCTGTGTATGAGTTCTTCAAGTACATCTTAACAAAGCGAAAGGAGGAACGGTTGTCCAGGAAGTGA